In Methylovirgula sp., a single genomic region encodes these proteins:
- the fabZ gene encoding 3-hydroxyacyl-ACP dehydratase FabZ encodes MDEKVASVLEAYDIERLLKSLPHRYPFLLVDRIIEANGDESCIGIKNVSVNEPQFQGHFPERPVMPGVLMIEGMAQTAGALCINAIGGGVKPPLVYFMTIEKAKFRKPVLPGDRIEYHMQKLNRRRTIWWYSGRALVDGALVCEAEISAMLVLDEPAKAK; translated from the coding sequence ATGGATGAGAAGGTGGCAAGCGTTCTCGAAGCCTATGATATTGAGCGACTGCTGAAATCGCTGCCGCATCGCTACCCGTTTTTGCTGGTCGATCGGATCATAGAAGCCAATGGCGACGAGTCCTGCATCGGGATCAAGAACGTCAGCGTGAACGAACCGCAGTTCCAGGGCCATTTTCCCGAACGGCCGGTCATGCCTGGCGTGTTGATGATCGAAGGCATGGCGCAGACCGCGGGCGCGCTTTGCATCAACGCCATCGGCGGCGGCGTGAAGCCGCCGCTGGTTTATTTCATGACGATCGAAAAGGCGAAGTTCCGTAAGCCGGTGCTGCCCGGCGATCGGATCGAGTATCATATGCAGAAGCTTAATCGGCGTCGCACCATCTGGTGGTACAGCGGCCGCGCGCTGGTCGATGGCGCGCTTGTCTGCGAGGCGGAGATTTCCGCCATGCTCGTGCTCGACGAGCCGGCGAAGGCGAAGTAA
- the lpxD gene encoding UDP-3-O-(3-hydroxymyristoyl)glucosamine N-acyltransferase: MTDPVFFRPAIRPSLAEVVAWTGAAPATAADLATLFVDNVTPLDEAGPGSLTFCDNSKYLDDLALTHALACFVPPRFAALVPSGTLALLTSAPARDLTRVLAQLYPDALTPGTMFDSKGESPGADIHPEARLEPDVVVDPGVVVGPHAEIGSGTMIGANAVIGPNVRIGRGCAIGPGAVIANALIGNRVIIHAGVKIGQDGFGFIAGPNSHLKVPQIGRVIVQDDVEIGANSAIDRGATRDTVVGEGTKIGNLVQIGHNVRIGRHCLIVAQVGISGSTELGDFVGVGGQAGFAEHLEIGNRAQIAAQSGVNDDLPAKARVGGTPARPLRMWLRGETWLAREAAGRHRHGSTE; encoded by the coding sequence ATGACCGATCCAGTTTTCTTTCGCCCCGCAATCCGCCCAAGCTTGGCCGAGGTTGTCGCCTGGACCGGCGCCGCACCGGCGACTGCCGCTGATCTCGCCACGCTTTTCGTCGATAATGTTACGCCGCTTGACGAAGCTGGCCCTGGGTCGCTCACATTTTGCGACAATTCCAAATATCTCGACGATCTGGCCCTCACACATGCTTTGGCATGTTTTGTGCCGCCGCGGTTCGCCGCGCTTGTACCATCTGGGACTCTCGCATTGTTAACGTCGGCGCCAGCGCGCGACCTGACGCGCGTGCTGGCACAACTTTATCCTGACGCGCTCACCCCCGGCACGATGTTCGATTCGAAAGGCGAAAGCCCCGGCGCGGATATTCATCCCGAGGCGCGGCTTGAGCCGGACGTCGTCGTCGATCCCGGCGTCGTCGTTGGGCCGCACGCCGAAATTGGCTCGGGCACAATGATTGGCGCCAATGCGGTCATCGGCCCGAATGTGCGGATCGGGCGCGGCTGCGCCATCGGGCCCGGCGCGGTGATCGCCAACGCGCTGATCGGCAACAGGGTCATCATCCACGCCGGGGTCAAGATCGGTCAGGACGGGTTCGGCTTTATCGCCGGGCCGAATAGCCATCTGAAAGTGCCGCAGATCGGCCGGGTGATCGTGCAGGACGATGTCGAGATTGGCGCCAATTCCGCGATCGATCGGGGCGCGACGCGCGACACGGTTGTCGGTGAGGGCACGAAGATCGGCAATCTTGTTCAGATCGGCCATAACGTGAGGATCGGCCGGCATTGTTTGATTGTCGCTCAGGTTGGAATTTCCGGTTCGACGGAATTGGGCGATTTCGTCGGTGTCGGGGGCCAGGCGGGCTTTGCGGAACATCTCGAAATCGGCAACCGTGCGCAGATCGCGGCGCAATCGGGCGTCAACGATGACCTTCCAGCCAAGGCGCGCGTGGGGGGGACACCGGCGCGCCCGCTTCGCATGTGGTTGCGGGGCGAGACTTGGCTTGCGCGGGAAGCCGCGGGGCGGCATAGGCATGGTTCAACGGAGTGA
- a CDS encoding transglutaminase-like cysteine peptidase codes for MGINKIIRTFRVAVALAGLTFIHSQSQAMDLRASTATLTGPTSVPYGWVDFCGREPQECSQPVLAAADLDLTPAMWRLLNSVNRHVNGAIVPISNLDHWGTLLDHWDYPKDGKGDCKIYALWKRKLLMDAGLPRQALLMTIVRDLDGEGHTILTVKTNRGEFILDNLRDDIRPWDTTGYHFLKRQSQENPNIWVGIAAANARVSSLN; via the coding sequence ATGGGCATTAACAAGATCATCCGGACGTTCCGGGTCGCTGTGGCTCTTGCGGGATTGACATTTATCCACTCGCAGAGCCAAGCTATGGACCTTCGCGCGAGCACCGCGACGCTGACCGGGCCCACGTCGGTTCCTTATGGCTGGGTCGATTTTTGCGGTCGTGAGCCCCAGGAATGCAGCCAGCCAGTCCTGGCCGCCGCCGACCTCGATCTCACGCCCGCCATGTGGCGCCTGCTGAATTCCGTCAATCGTCACGTCAATGGTGCGATCGTCCCGATCTCCAATCTCGATCATTGGGGCACGCTGCTCGATCACTGGGACTATCCGAAAGACGGCAAAGGCGATTGCAAGATTTACGCACTATGGAAGCGCAAGCTCCTCATGGATGCCGGGCTGCCGCGTCAGGCGTTGCTGATGACTATAGTTCGCGATCTCGACGGCGAAGGTCACACGATCCTGACCGTCAAGACCAACCGCGGCGAGTTCATTCTCGACAATCTGCGCGACGACATTCGCCCCTGGGATACGACCGGCTATCATTTCCTGAAGCGCCAGTCGCAGGAAAATCCCAACATCTGGGTCGGCATCGCCGCAGCGAACGCGCGGGTTTCCAGCCTCAACTAA